The following coding sequences are from one Rhipicephalus microplus isolate Deutch F79 chromosome 3, USDA_Rmic, whole genome shotgun sequence window:
- the LOC142802988 gene encoding uncharacterized protein LOC142802988, which yields MERLRNTRATRWRHSSKIFSAVDELLTSNEFDLAGLRTILQPLEKSTDELAKAKEALHAHITDDEVLADMELVLQYENRTAGSVGLLKHHIQELAVGISGPARYNGELPTDSSLPRLAAPSDILGGTGARLPKLDLVRFDGSPTIWLPFWDLFRHSVHENSRLNNVDRFHYLRSLLDCPAAKAIVGILTTDNSYEDVISILKKWFGDVCMIEQRHLENLRTLRPVSTSVNPIVP from the coding sequence ATGGAACGCCTGCGAAACACGAGAGCAACTAGATGGCGACACAGCTCCaagatcttcagtgccgttgatGAGCTTCTAACATCCAATGAATTCGACTTGGCGGGGCTTCGCACCATTCTTCAGCCCCTGGAGAAAAGCACTGACGAGCTTGCCAAGGCTAAAGAAGCACTGCACGCCCACATAACGGATGACGAGGTGCTggcggacatggaattggtgctaCAGTACGAGAACCGTACTGCAGGGAGCGTTGGCCTTCTTAAACATCACATCCAGGAGCTGGCTGTCGGAATATCAGGACCAGCCAGGTACAATGGGGAGTTGCCAACCGACTCTTCTCTGCCGCGTCTAGCAGCCCCATCAGATATTTTGGGCGGCACAGGAGCAAGGCTCCCTAAGCTAGACCTAGTGAGATTCGACGGGTCCCCCACGATATGGCTACCATTTTGGGACCTCTTTCGACACTCAGTACACGAGAACTCGCGTCTCAATAACGTCGATCGGTTTCACTACCTCCGATCTCTTCTCGACTGCCCTGCGGCAAAGGCTATTGTAGGCATACTGACAACAGACAACAGTTATGAGGACGTCATTTCTATACTGAAAAAGTGGTTCGGAGACGTGTGCATGATTGAGCAGAGACACCTCGAAAATCTTCGCACTCTACGTCCTGTCAGTACGTCGGTCAATCCTATAGTACCCTGA